One Acetobacterium sp. KB-1 DNA segment encodes these proteins:
- the rph gene encoding ribonuclease PH — MENSEEINVEKKRIDGREAHELRPIKVTRHFIKHAQGSVLIEVGDTKVICTAMVEDKVPPFLKGQKKGWITAEYEMIPGSTNTRKSRDRNRGKIDGRTMEIQRLIGRSLRSVIDLSMLGERTIWIDCDVIQADGGTRTAAITGSFLALHDALSDLIEKGKIKAMPITNFVAATSVGIFEGEAIVDLCYEEDSNAEVDMNMVMTETGEIIEIQGTGEERPFKKEELQKMLELGEASIKKIIAFQKGTLQE; from the coding sequence ATGGAAAACAGTGAAGAAATTAATGTAGAGAAAAAACGGATTGACGGTCGGGAAGCCCATGAATTAAGACCAATAAAGGTTACCCGACATTTTATTAAACATGCTCAGGGATCGGTGCTCATTGAAGTGGGCGATACCAAAGTCATTTGCACCGCCATGGTGGAAGACAAGGTACCACCATTTTTAAAAGGTCAGAAAAAGGGGTGGATCACTGCCGAGTATGAAATGATTCCCGGATCAACCAATACCCGTAAAAGTCGCGATCGCAACCGTGGCAAAATCGATGGCCGAACCATGGAAATCCAGCGCTTAATCGGCAGGAGTCTGAGATCAGTCATCGACCTTTCAATGCTCGGGGAACGGACCATCTGGATTGACTGTGATGTAATCCAGGCCGATGGTGGAACCCGGACCGCGGCGATTACCGGTTCATTTCTGGCCCTCCATGATGCCTTATCAGATCTGATTGAAAAGGGGAAAATTAAAGCAATGCCAATTACCAATTTTGTCGCTGCTACTAGTGTTGGGATTTTTGAGGGCGAAGCCATCGTTGACCTGTGTTATGAAGAAGATTCAAACGCTGAGGTTGATATGAACATGGTCATGACTGAAACCGGCGAAATCATTGAAATTCAGGGAACCGGTGAAGAACGTCCCTTTAAAAAGGAAGAACTTCAAAAGATGTTAGAACTCGGAGAAGCGAGCATTAAAAAAATCATCGCCTTCCAAAAAGGTACATTACAGGAATAA
- the rdgB gene encoding RdgB/HAM1 family non-canonical purine NTP pyrophosphatase → MRTILLATGNPDKARELKTMLGADFEVKTMKDFGIDIDIIEDGQTYEANALIKVRALQPLVKGKDLIIMGDDSGLSVDCLNGAPGIYSARYAGEEATYADNNKKLLKEMADVPEMNRGAAFITVIAMILPDGRELCCEGLVRGKIAFDYCGVGGFGYDPLFIHEASGRCYGDMTKAEKNRLSHRAVAIAKARELLNQAL, encoded by the coding sequence ATGAGAACAATACTTTTAGCCACCGGTAATCCGGATAAGGCCAGAGAACTGAAGACGATGTTGGGAGCGGATTTTGAAGTCAAGACGATGAAGGATTTTGGCATTGACATTGACATCATTGAAGATGGTCAAACCTATGAAGCGAATGCGCTGATAAAGGTGCGGGCGTTACAGCCCCTTGTTAAGGGAAAAGACCTGATCATTATGGGCGACGACTCCGGCTTATCGGTTGATTGCCTTAATGGGGCTCCGGGGATTTATTCGGCTCGTTATGCAGGAGAAGAGGCCACCTATGCAGATAATAATAAAAAGCTTTTAAAGGAAATGGCAGATGTGCCGGAAATGAATCGGGGAGCTGCTTTTATCACCGTCATCGCGATGATTCTGCCTGATGGACGGGAGTTATGCTGCGAAGGTCTGGTCCGGGGGAAAATTGCCTTTGATTATTGCGGTGTTGGCGGATTCGGCTATGACCCGCTGTTTATCCATGAAGCGTCTGGCCGTTGCTACGGAGACATGACCAAAGCAGAAAAAAATCGGTTGAGTCATCGGGCGGTCGCTATTGCAAAGGCTCGGGAACTGTTGAATCAGGCACTTTAA
- a CDS encoding metallophosphoesterase produces MKIGVMSDSHGNLKAVKQAVQEMGQVDVMIHLGDYVEDALYLRTITNTPIHILKGNLDSFADDGSMSLETILGGFKFFACHGHKYGVKNDLHRLYVAGLEKKAEVILYGHTHHAYIEDDGRILMMNPGSVGAPRMGDPESYGLIIIENGEINAKIIPLWRD; encoded by the coding sequence ATGAAAATTGGTGTAATGAGTGACAGCCATGGTAATTTAAAAGCGGTAAAACAAGCCGTCCAGGAGATGGGCCAAGTGGATGTGATGATTCATCTTGGAGACTATGTCGAAGATGCCCTCTATCTGCGTACGATCACAAATACCCCCATCCACATCCTGAAGGGCAATTTGGATTCTTTTGCTGATGATGGCAGTATGTCGCTGGAGACCATTTTGGGCGGCTTTAAATTTTTTGCCTGCCATGGCCATAAGTACGGCGTCAAGAACGATTTGCACCGTCTTTACGTTGCCGGGTTGGAAAAAAAGGCCGAGGTGATTCTTTATGGTCATACCCACCACGCTTATATCGAAGATGATGGCCGCATTCTAATGATGAACCCTGGCTCGGTGGGGGCTCCCAGAATGGGAGATCCTGAAAGCTATGGATTGATTATCATTGAGAATGGCGAAATTAACGCAAAAATCATCCCGCTTTGGCGCGACTGA
- a CDS encoding ABC transporter permease, translating into MKNRIFYNRIGFLTLLNKEIHRFMKVPVQTVLAPLISNILYMLIFGGMLQTREVGIEGISYLNFLVPGLATMGAIFAAFQNPAFSMISQKFQNTIQDLNSYPISITEKILAFVFGGMFRGVLVGILTYAATIFFVGYEVVHPLFFVLALTATSFVFASLGLIAGLVLDNFEKMNFALAIIITPLTYLGGVFFEISKLPGLLSSIKYINPIYPLVNVSRYAYIGVCEGNIVIHVILTIGLVISVFLVAAHIFKKGVGIKTV; encoded by the coding sequence ATGAAAAACAGGATATTTTACAATAGAATTGGATTTTTAACCCTCCTGAACAAGGAAATTCATCGGTTTATGAAGGTGCCAGTTCAGACGGTTCTGGCTCCGCTTATTTCAAACATTTTATACATGTTAATCTTTGGGGGGATGCTTCAAACCAGGGAGGTCGGGATCGAAGGGATTAGTTATCTTAATTTTTTAGTGCCCGGCTTAGCGACAATGGGGGCGATTTTTGCCGCGTTTCAAAATCCGGCGTTTTCAATGATTTCGCAAAAATTTCAGAATACCATTCAGGATTTAAACAGCTACCCGATCTCAATTACCGAAAAAATTCTGGCCTTTGTTTTTGGGGGGATGTTTCGTGGGGTGCTGGTGGGTATTCTAACCTATGCGGCAACAATTTTCTTTGTCGGTTATGAAGTAGTGCATCCACTGTTTTTTGTATTGGCATTAACCGCAACATCCTTTGTCTTCGCATCACTGGGTTTGATTGCCGGGCTGGTGCTGGATAACTTTGAAAAGATGAATTTTGCATTGGCAATTATCATTACGCCTCTTACCTATTTAGGTGGTGTGTTTTTTGAAATTTCAAAGTTGCCGGGATTATTATCTTCCATTAAATACATAAACCCGATCTATCCCCTGGTTAATGTTTCCCGATATGCCTATATTGGGGTATGTGAAGGCAATATTGTGATTCATGTTATTTTAACAATTGGCCTTGTTATTAGTGTATTTTTAGTGGCGGCGCATATTTTTAAAAAAGGTGTGGGCATTAAAACCGTCTAA
- the gatA gene encoding Asp-tRNA(Asn)/Glu-tRNA(Gln) amidotransferase subunit GatA, whose protein sequence is MELYQKTIHEINDLLDKKEVTVTEVTQAVVNRINIVEKATDAYLSLQTEAALETATAIDAELSGRAKRTPLEGIPYGLKDNMCTKGILTTCASKMLDNFNPPYNAEVYQRLSEEGGILLGKTNMDEFAMGSSTENSAYKTTHNPWDLNKVPGGSSGGSAVAVAADTAFFALGSDTGGSIRQPASFCGVVGMKPTYGLVSRYGLVAFASSLDQIGPFTKDVQDCALVLNTIVGHDAKDSTSLNLKKIDYTKNLKQGVKGLKIGVAKEFFGEGLQPEVRKSLEDAIVIYKTLGASIVDVSFQHLDYALSAYYMISSAEASSNLARYDGIRYGFRAEEYNDLIDLYKKTRSQGFGDEVKRRIMLGTYALSSGYYDAYYKKAMQVRTIIKADFDQVFSGCDVLLTPTAPTTAFGIGEKTSNPLEMYLTDIYTVPVNIAGIPGASIPCGLDNNGMPIGMQLLGPILSEETLLKTAWAFEQESGLKNLKAPLGTEV, encoded by the coding sequence ATGGAATTGTATCAAAAAACCATACACGAAATAAATGACCTTCTGGATAAAAAAGAAGTCACCGTTACAGAGGTAACCCAAGCGGTGGTTAACCGCATTAATATCGTTGAAAAAGCGACCGATGCTTATCTGAGTCTCCAGACCGAAGCGGCGCTAGAAACGGCTACCGCAATAGATGCCGAGCTGTCCGGGCGAGCAAAAAGAACGCCATTGGAAGGAATTCCCTATGGACTCAAAGATAACATGTGCACTAAGGGAATCTTAACCACTTGTGCCTCAAAAATGCTCGATAACTTCAATCCTCCTTATAATGCCGAGGTTTATCAACGGCTTAGCGAAGAGGGTGGTATTTTGCTGGGGAAAACCAATATGGATGAGTTTGCGATGGGTTCGTCCACTGAAAATTCAGCCTATAAAACGACTCACAATCCCTGGGATTTAAACAAGGTACCTGGCGGTTCCAGTGGCGGATCAGCGGTTGCTGTGGCTGCTGATACGGCTTTTTTTGCCTTGGGATCAGACACCGGCGGATCGATCCGTCAGCCCGCCTCATTTTGTGGGGTGGTGGGGATGAAACCGACCTATGGTCTGGTCTCCCGCTATGGTCTGGTGGCCTTTGCTTCGTCGCTTGATCAGATTGGGCCGTTCACCAAGGACGTGCAAGACTGCGCGCTGGTGCTAAATACCATTGTTGGTCATGATGCCAAGGATTCCACCTCCCTTAATCTTAAAAAAATCGATTATACTAAAAACCTCAAACAAGGGGTCAAAGGTTTGAAAATTGGCGTGGCTAAAGAATTTTTCGGCGAAGGGCTCCAACCGGAAGTTCGCAAAAGCCTGGAAGATGCCATCGTCATCTATAAAACTCTGGGGGCTTCGATTGTCGATGTGTCATTCCAACATCTGGATTATGCCCTATCCGCCTATTATATGATTTCGTCCGCTGAAGCCAGTTCCAATCTGGCCCGTTATGATGGCATTCGTTATGGTTTTAGAGCCGAAGAATACAATGACCTGATTGATCTTTACAAGAAAACCAGAAGCCAGGGATTTGGCGACGAGGTCAAACGACGGATCATGCTGGGGACCTATGCCCTCAGCTCTGGCTACTATGATGCCTATTATAAAAAAGCGATGCAGGTGCGAACGATCATCAAAGCCGACTTTGATCAGGTCTTTAGCGGCTGCGATGTGCTCTTGACCCCAACAGCACCGACTACCGCCTTTGGCATCGGCGAAAAAACCAGCAATCCGCTGGAGATGTATCTCACTGATATTTATACGGTACCCGTTAACATTGCCGGAATTCCCGGGGCTTCAATTCCCTGCGGTTTGGACAACAACGGGATGCCGATTGGGATGCAGTTGCTGGGGCCGATCTTAAGTGAAGAGACTCTGTTAAAAACAGCCTGGGCCTTTGAGCAGGAATCAGGCCTTAAAAATTTAAAAGCACCATTGGGAACGGAGGTCTAA
- a CDS encoding alpha/beta fold hydrolase has product MKQGQSLIRISKIIGMVLVALVIITLTYLGDYYHADQTAHEALISGNQVIVREEGNLTIFMPTTGQDETGFIFYPGGKVEDIAYAPLMRSLAEQGYPAVIVGMPFNLAVFNANGADKVLEALPEIEHWIMVGHSLGGAMASDYLAEHEDKVAGLTLLGAYPNESLSQSSHSVVTLYGSEDQIINQQGFTEGRNKLPVTARYYEIAGGNHSGFGNYGEQSGDGIASISSAEQQAITIAKIMEIWKGN; this is encoded by the coding sequence ATGAAACAAGGGCAAAGCTTAATACGTATCAGCAAAATAATTGGAATGGTATTGGTGGCGCTTGTCATTATAACATTGACCTATCTGGGAGATTATTACCATGCTGATCAAACTGCCCATGAGGCCCTGATCTCAGGAAATCAGGTAATTGTCAGGGAAGAAGGAAATCTGACCATATTTATGCCAACAACAGGTCAGGATGAAACGGGTTTTATCTTTTACCCCGGTGGTAAGGTGGAAGATATCGCTTATGCTCCGCTGATGCGCTCACTGGCGGAACAAGGCTATCCGGCTGTGATTGTGGGGATGCCCTTTAATCTGGCCGTGTTTAATGCAAACGGTGCTGACAAGGTGTTGGAAGCGTTGCCGGAGATCGAGCATTGGATCATGGTGGGTCACTCTTTGGGCGGCGCCATGGCTTCGGACTATCTGGCCGAACATGAAGACAAGGTAGCGGGGCTGACTTTATTAGGTGCTTATCCCAATGAATCGCTTTCTCAGAGCAGTCATTCGGTAGTGACTCTATATGGCAGCGAAGATCAGATTATTAACCAACAGGGCTTTACCGAAGGCCGAAATAAGCTGCCGGTCACGGCCCGTTATTATGAAATAGCAGGTGGTAATCATAGCGGATTCGGTAATTATGGAGAACAGTCCGGCGATGGGATCGCATCTATTTCATCGGCTGAACAGCAAGCGATAACAATAGCAAAAATTATGGAAATCTGGAAAGGAAATTGA
- the gatB gene encoding Asp-tRNA(Asn)/Glu-tRNA(Gln) amidotransferase subunit GatB: MEYEIVIGMEIHIELGTKTKIFCSCPTEFGQDENTHTCPVCLGMPGVLPVLNEKVVEYATRAGLALNCEIAHFSKMDRKNYFYPDLPKAYQTSQFDLPICTGGVVGIEVDGVKKDIGITRIHIEEDAGKLLHESADGTLLDVNRCGVPLIEIVTEPDLRSAEEARAFAEKVRNILEYTGVSDCKMEQGSMRFDVNLSIREKGCEVLGTRTEMKNLNSFRALIRAVQYESKRQIIEIKKGHTIIQETRKWDDTKGTSSSLRSKEEAHDYRYFPEPDLVPIVLEPDYIEKIKSELPELPEAKKQRYIDEYKLPEYDAGVLTTTGVTARFFEEAVALYNEPKQISNWMMVEIPPLLKENELSMENISITPTQLVALLKLVKNNEISGNTGKEVLKEMFSTGKNPGDIVKDKGLAQMSDSSELEAIIEKIVSDNPKSVEDIGAGNEKAYGFLTGQVMKVTKGKANAQVANEIIRAVVAKHLASHR, from the coding sequence ATGGAATATGAAATTGTCATCGGAATGGAAATCCATATTGAGTTGGGGACAAAAACAAAAATATTTTGTTCCTGTCCGACCGAGTTCGGCCAGGATGAAAACACTCATACCTGCCCGGTTTGCCTGGGGATGCCCGGGGTGTTACCGGTACTGAATGAAAAAGTCGTTGAATACGCCACCCGGGCGGGTTTAGCCCTTAATTGCGAAATTGCCCACTTTAGCAAGATGGATCGAAAAAACTATTTTTATCCGGATTTACCCAAAGCCTATCAAACCTCCCAGTTTGATTTACCGATCTGTACCGGTGGCGTAGTTGGCATTGAAGTCGATGGCGTTAAAAAAGACATCGGCATCACCCGTATTCACATCGAAGAAGATGCCGGAAAGCTGCTTCATGAATCGGCCGACGGGACGCTTCTGGATGTTAACCGCTGTGGTGTACCGCTGATTGAGATCGTCACCGAGCCGGATCTGCGCAGTGCCGAGGAAGCCCGCGCCTTTGCCGAAAAGGTCAGAAATATTCTGGAATATACTGGCGTCTCTGACTGTAAGATGGAACAGGGTTCGATGCGTTTTGACGTGAATCTATCGATTCGGGAAAAAGGATGCGAAGTATTGGGAACCCGAACTGAAATGAAAAACTTAAACTCGTTCCGGGCGCTGATCCGGGCTGTTCAATACGAAAGCAAACGACAGATCATTGAGATTAAAAAAGGTCACACGATTATTCAGGAAACCCGTAAGTGGGACGACACCAAAGGGACCTCATCTTCACTGCGAAGCAAGGAAGAAGCTCATGATTATCGTTACTTCCCGGAACCGGATCTGGTCCCGATTGTGCTGGAACCCGATTACATCGAAAAAATTAAAAGCGAACTGCCGGAATTGCCGGAAGCCAAAAAACAGCGCTATATTGATGAATATAAACTACCGGAATACGATGCCGGGGTGCTGACAACCACGGGGGTCACCGCTCGCTTCTTTGAAGAAGCAGTGGCGCTGTATAATGAACCCAAACAGATTTCTAACTGGATGATGGTGGAAATTCCACCATTACTAAAAGAAAATGAACTGAGTATGGAAAATATTTCGATTACTCCGACGCAATTGGTAGCGTTGCTAAAACTGGTCAAAAACAATGAAATCAGTGGCAACACTGGTAAAGAAGTTTTAAAAGAAATGTTTAGTACCGGCAAAAACCCGGGCGATATTGTTAAAGATAAGGGTCTGGCGCAAATGAGTGACAGCAGCGAGCTGGAAGCCATCATTGAAAAAATCGTTTCGGATAATCCCAAATCGGTTGAAGATATAGGCGCCGGTAATGAAAAAGCCTATGGCTTCTTAACCGGTCAGGTGATGAAAGTAACAAAAGGAAAAGCGAATGCCCAGGTCGCTAACGAAATTATTCGGGCGGTTGTAGCTAAACATTTGGCATCGCATCGTTAG
- the gatC gene encoding Asp-tRNA(Asn)/Glu-tRNA(Gln) amidotransferase subunit GatC, with amino-acid sequence MSLTREDVTYVANLARLEFSEDEVTALAEQLGAVLNYAETLSGLDTSKIKATEHVLAVQNVFREDEIKSCLSNEEALANAPESEAGCFKVPRVME; translated from the coding sequence ATGAGTTTAACACGAGAAGATGTCACCTACGTGGCCAATCTGGCCCGTTTGGAATTTTCCGAGGATGAAGTGACCGCCCTGGCCGAGCAACTGGGTGCAGTGCTTAATTATGCTGAAACCTTAAGCGGATTGGACACCTCTAAAATTAAAGCCACCGAACATGTGCTGGCGGTTCAGAATGTCTTTCGGGAGGATGAAATTAAGTCCTGTCTGAGTAATGAAGAAGCTTTGGCCAATGCGCCAGAGAGCGAAGCCGGGTGCTTTAAGGTTCCCCGGGTTATGGAATAG
- the msrA gene encoding peptide-methionine (S)-S-oxide reductase MsrA — MENNKKENSKEIVLAGGCFWGTEMYFKAIRGVVKTEVGYANGKTPNPSYEDVCHGNTGHAEVVKVLYDNQVISLPFLLSLYFEVIDPVAVNRQGNDRGTQYRTGIYFSDPSDEAVILESVDQLRQQYGVPLAIEVLPLENYSSAEAYHQDYLLKNPGGYCHIGNREFKKAAVARDPSLK; from the coding sequence ATGGAAAACAATAAAAAAGAAAACAGCAAAGAAATCGTTTTGGCTGGAGGTTGTTTCTGGGGAACGGAAATGTATTTTAAAGCCATCAGAGGGGTTGTTAAGACGGAGGTGGGTTATGCCAACGGAAAAACCCCGAATCCCTCCTATGAGGATGTGTGCCATGGAAATACCGGGCATGCTGAAGTCGTTAAGGTGCTTTATGACAATCAAGTGATCAGCTTACCATTTTTGTTAAGTCTGTATTTTGAAGTCATCGACCCGGTAGCGGTCAATCGTCAGGGGAATGATCGAGGCACTCAATACCGTACCGGCATTTATTTTTCGGATCCTTCCGATGAAGCGGTGATATTAGAATCAGTCGATCAGTTAAGGCAGCAATACGGGGTGCCCCTGGCCATTGAAGTATTGCCGCTTGAAAACTACAGCTCTGCAGAAGCTTATCACCAGGACTATCTGTTAAAGAACCCCGGAGGTTATTGCCATATCGGCAACCGTGAGTTTAAAAAGGCGGCGGTAGCCCGGGACCCATCTTTAAAATAA
- the ligA gene encoding NAD-dependent DNA ligase LigA — protein MSNAQIEALRKKIAAYDRAYYLDDAPLVLDYEYDQLMQELIALETANPQWITPDSPTQRVGGSPLAGFDKVVYSHPKLSLGNAFDPGNLRDFDRRVRQTCPEASYVVEYKFDGLTVVLNYENGLFVRGATRGDGEVGENVTANLKTIRTIPLGLSEPVTLEVRGEVFMGKADFEKLNQRRLAAEESPFANPRNAAAGSLRQLDPRLTASRPLDIFVFNLEVVEGFEPKTHRETLNYLKDLGFKTSTIKAFSDIEAIIDYCRLMEVERRNLPFEIDGLVIKVDELAFRERLGNTSKSPRWAIAYKFAPDQAVTTVVAITVQVGRTGALTPVAELEPVSLAGSVISRATLHNEDNISTKDIRIGDQVVIQKAGDVIPEVDHVVFEKRSGNEVVFQMPKRCPVCDEPTFRIAGEAVTKCLNMACPAQVFRKLVHFTSRDAMNIEGLGPGVLRLLMDDKLVVNPVDIYHLDEKREQLITLEKLGEKSVDNLLVAIQASKKRELSRLIFGLGIPLVGARGAKILAEHYQKMDNLILAQVEDLKAIFEIGEKMATEIVDFFKTPTNIEIIRGLEAAGLNMIQETRIDSQTLAGKTFVLTGTLPTLDRREAKALIEANGGKVAGSVSKKTDFLLSGEKSGSKYEKAQSLGITIIDEEAFLALVTGGGFDL, from the coding sequence ATGAGCAATGCCCAAATTGAAGCGTTAAGAAAAAAAATAGCAGCATATGACAGAGCCTACTATCTTGATGATGCGCCTCTGGTTTTAGACTATGAATATGATCAGCTAATGCAGGAACTGATTGCGCTAGAAACCGCAAATCCCCAATGGATCACCCCGGATTCACCGACTCAGCGGGTTGGTGGAAGTCCTTTAGCAGGTTTTGACAAGGTCGTCTACAGCCATCCCAAACTGAGCCTTGGCAATGCCTTTGATCCGGGCAATCTCCGCGATTTTGACCGTCGGGTGCGGCAGACCTGTCCCGAGGCAAGCTATGTGGTGGAATACAAATTTGATGGGTTGACGGTGGTACTAAACTACGAAAATGGTTTGTTCGTTCGGGGCGCCACCCGAGGCGATGGCGAAGTGGGGGAAAATGTTACTGCCAACCTCAAAACGATTCGGACGATCCCGCTGGGCTTGTCGGAGCCGGTGACCCTGGAAGTTCGGGGCGAGGTTTTTATGGGTAAGGCTGATTTTGAAAAATTGAATCAGCGTCGTCTGGCGGCGGAGGAAAGTCCTTTTGCCAACCCCAGAAATGCAGCAGCCGGATCGCTGCGACAATTGGACCCCAGGCTAACGGCCTCCCGGCCATTGGATATTTTTGTTTTTAATCTGGAAGTGGTTGAAGGTTTCGAACCTAAAACCCATCGGGAGACCCTGAATTATTTAAAAGATTTAGGTTTTAAAACCAGTACAATCAAAGCCTTTAGCGATATTGAGGCGATCATTGACTATTGCCGCCTGATGGAAGTGGAAAGACGCAACCTGCCCTTTGAAATCGACGGTCTGGTGATTAAGGTCGATGAATTAGCTTTTCGGGAGCGACTGGGAAATACCTCAAAAAGTCCCCGCTGGGCGATCGCTTACAAATTTGCCCCCGATCAGGCCGTTACCACTGTGGTTGCCATTACCGTTCAGGTTGGCCGAACCGGTGCTCTGACCCCAGTGGCCGAACTTGAGCCGGTATCGCTAGCGGGGTCAGTGATTTCCCGGGCAACCCTCCATAACGAAGACAATATCAGTACAAAAGACATCCGTATCGGTGACCAGGTGGTGATCCAGAAGGCGGGGGACGTCATTCCGGAAGTGGATCATGTGGTGTTTGAAAAACGATCGGGAAACGAGGTGGTTTTTCAAATGCCAAAACGCTGTCCGGTTTGTGATGAACCAACCTTTCGGATTGCCGGAGAAGCGGTGACTAAATGCCTGAACATGGCCTGTCCGGCGCAGGTGTTTCGAAAACTGGTTCACTTTACTTCCCGGGACGCAATGAACATTGAAGGGCTGGGACCAGGCGTACTGCGGCTGTTGATGGATGATAAACTGGTCGTTAACCCGGTCGATATCTATCATCTGGATGAGAAAAGAGAACAACTGATCACCCTTGAAAAGTTGGGCGAAAAATCGGTCGACAATCTTCTGGTCGCGATACAAGCCTCTAAAAAACGTGAATTATCCCGGCTTATTTTTGGTTTGGGGATTCCGCTGGTCGGCGCCAGAGGTGCTAAAATTCTGGCTGAACATTATCAGAAAATGGATAACCTGATCCTGGCCCAAGTGGAAGATCTCAAAGCGATTTTTGAAATTGGCGAAAAAATGGCTACCGAAATTGTCGATTTTTTTAAGACGCCCACCAATATTGAAATCATCAGAGGGTTAGAAGCCGCGGGGCTTAATATGATTCAGGAAACCAGAATCGATTCTCAGACCCTGGCCGGGAAGACCTTTGTGCTCACCGGAACCCTGCCCACTCTCGACCGACGGGAAGCTAAAGCATTGATCGAAGCTAATGGTGGCAAGGTAGCAGGCAGTGTCAGTAAAAAAACCGATTTTCTCTTGTCCGGAGAAAAATCCGGGTCCAAATATGAAAAAGCCCAGTCGCTGGGAATTACAATAATTGATGAAGAAGCGTTTTTAGCCCTTGTCACGGGTGGAGGGTTTGATCTATAA
- a CDS encoding ABC transporter ATP-binding protein, whose translation MLSIKDVSMTYQKGKKEALKNINLEILEGEFTALLGQNGAGKSTLINILAGNVKKTRGDVSIGGYSLDRNELETKKIIGIVPQDTGYDFVFTVDEALKKQSGYFGIKDNKEYIDEVLDALYLTEKRSARIRDLSGGMRRRFLIAKALVHKPKILILDEPTAGVDIEMRHTLYDFLVKLHESGTTIILTTHYIEEAEKLCKRIVIIDGGKIIADEPKEELMDAFSRESIIEVHFEDELSLADFDFLSDYHPHIEDKTRLQLKASKKDLSKVFRQLSEKNMEFTNLVVERPKLEDIYLNIIKH comes from the coding sequence ATGCTGAGTATTAAAGATGTATCAATGACCTATCAAAAAGGGAAAAAAGAGGCTTTAAAAAATATCAATCTAGAAATTTTAGAAGGCGAATTTACCGCCTTGCTGGGGCAAAATGGGGCGGGAAAAAGTACCCTGATCAATATTCTTGCCGGTAATGTAAAAAAGACCCGGGGAGATGTCAGTATCGGCGGGTACAGCCTCGACAGAAATGAGCTTGAAACAAAAAAGATTATTGGCATTGTGCCCCAGGATACCGGGTATGATTTTGTTTTTACCGTAGATGAAGCGCTAAAAAAACAGTCCGGCTATTTCGGGATCAAGGATAACAAGGAATACATCGATGAAGTTCTGGACGCTTTGTACTTAACCGAAAAGAGAAGCGCCAGAATCCGGGATCTATCCGGAGGGATGCGACGGCGATTTTTAATCGCCAAGGCATTGGTTCATAAACCCAAAATTCTGATTCTGGACGAACCGACAGCAGGAGTCGATATTGAAATGCGGCATACCTTATATGATTTTCTGGTTAAGCTGCATGAATCGGGTACCACCATCATCCTGACCACTCATTATATTGAGGAAGCCGAAAAACTGTGTAAGCGGATTGTAATTATTGATGGTGGAAAAATTATTGCCGATGAGCCTAAAGAAGAGTTGATGGATGCGTTTTCCCGGGAATCCATCATTGAAGTTCATTTTGAAGATGAGCTAAGTCTAGCTGATTTTGATTTTTTAAGTGACTACCACCCGCATATCGAAGACAAAACCAGACTTCAATTGAAGGCCTCAAAGAAGGACTTGTCCAAAGTCTTTCGACAACTGTCAGAGAAAAACATGGAATTTACTAATCTGGTGGTGGAAAGACCAAAGCTCGAAGATATTTATTTAAATATCATCAAACATTAG